The Opitutaceae bacterium genome window below encodes:
- a CDS encoding DMT family transporter, with translation MSTRSRAFFLLILATACWGVSFPLVKGLAFLHGRLLPGSDTWFIASMVLMPRFMLAALLLAVWQVVRSGTLRCTRDEIVQGGVIGLFSSAGMICQSDALQFTSASTSAFLTQLYVVFIPVYLMVRTRTNPGTAMWISVMLVIVGVCILGDFDLRSLHFGRGEWETMLGSLFFAGQILWLEKPEYAANRPERISLVMYATMSLVLTGMVLVMASDATSIGELVTSAPWWLFTVVLTLVCTVAAYGLMNAWQPKITATEAGLIYCIEPIFGAMMALFLPAWLSALAGVDYANETLTSRLLVGGGLITAANVLLMVGVRKG, from the coding sequence ATGTCCACCCGTTCACGAGCGTTTTTCCTCCTGATTCTGGCGACGGCCTGCTGGGGCGTCAGTTTTCCTCTGGTGAAGGGACTGGCGTTCCTGCATGGGCGGCTGCTACCGGGCAGCGACACCTGGTTCATTGCGTCGATGGTGCTGATGCCGCGCTTCATGCTCGCGGCACTGCTGCTGGCGGTGTGGCAGGTCGTCCGATCCGGAACGCTGCGGTGCACGCGCGATGAAATCGTTCAAGGCGGGGTGATCGGACTTTTTTCATCGGCGGGCATGATATGCCAGAGCGACGCCCTGCAGTTCACATCGGCCAGCACGTCGGCGTTTCTCACGCAGCTCTACGTGGTGTTCATCCCCGTTTACCTGATGGTGCGGACGCGCACGAATCCGGGGACGGCGATGTGGATCAGCGTGATGCTTGTGATCGTGGGGGTGTGCATTCTTGGAGACTTCGATCTGAGGTCGCTTCATTTCGGGCGCGGAGAATGGGAGACGATGCTGGGATCGCTTTTCTTCGCCGGTCAGATCCTCTGGCTGGAGAAACCGGAGTATGCGGCGAATCGGCCGGAGCGGATCTCTCTCGTGATGTATGCCACCATGAGTCTCGTGCTGACGGGCATGGTGCTTGTCATGGCTTCCGATGCGACGTCGATTGGAGAGCTGGTGACGTCAGCGCCCTGGTGGCTGTTCACGGTGGTGCTGACGCTTGTGTGCACGGTGGCCGCCTACGGCCTCATGAACGCCTGGCAGCCGAAGATCACGGCGACCGAGGCCGGGCTCATTTACTGCATTGAGCCCATATTTGGAGCGATGATGGCGCTTTTTCTTCCAGCGTGGTTGTCGGCATTGGCGGGCGTGGACTATGCCAATGAAACGCTGACCTCCCGCTTGCTTGTGGGGGGCGGACTGATCACGGCTGCAAATGTCCTGCTGATGGTGGGGGTGCGCAAGGGGTAG
- the pap gene encoding polyphosphate:AMP phosphotransferase, translating to MARPRASNGRLGRKEYERALPSLREQLVQLQVQLKERNAKVILIVAGVDGAGRGDVLNTLGEWLDPRGVETFYFHSPTDEERERPLLWRFWRRLPAHGRIGIFASSWYTEALHEEVSNKREQAVLQKELKGIRHFEKLLSDNGTLIIKVWLHISREAQAARLRSLESDPDTAWRVTEDNWRAHKHYDRLARTARIIVEGTDSPGAPWTVMDATDARSRNLAVGSLLVRRFQSHLRRLSARSALATRPAQHPRSLAPAGRRRLMRLRLDQALSEEEYERKREKWLGRLNRSLRALQGARRSVVFVFEGWDAAGKGGAIRRLASAMDVRNYRVVPVSKPTDEEKAHHYLWRFWRHVPRDGFVTIFDRSWYGRVLVERLEGFARPDEWKRAFKELNEFEEQLTSHGSLVVKFWMHISKEEQLRRFRAREHTPYKLHKINAEDWRNRRKWSAYETAAGDMLALTSTHYAPWHIIPSNNKRYARLQILKTACKVIENELGK from the coding sequence ATGGCCAGACCACGCGCATCCAACGGCCGTCTCGGCAGGAAAGAGTATGAACGCGCCCTCCCGTCGCTTCGCGAACAGCTCGTGCAACTGCAGGTTCAACTCAAGGAACGCAACGCCAAGGTTATTCTGATCGTCGCGGGCGTGGATGGAGCCGGGCGCGGCGATGTCCTCAACACTCTCGGCGAATGGCTCGATCCGCGCGGAGTCGAAACCTTCTATTTCCATTCCCCGACCGACGAGGAACGTGAGCGTCCGCTGCTCTGGCGCTTCTGGCGCCGCCTGCCCGCGCACGGGCGCATCGGCATCTTCGCGAGTTCCTGGTACACTGAGGCCCTGCATGAGGAGGTCAGCAACAAGCGTGAACAGGCCGTGCTCCAGAAGGAGCTGAAGGGCATCCGCCACTTCGAAAAACTGCTCTCCGACAACGGCACCCTCATCATCAAGGTCTGGCTGCACATTTCACGGGAGGCCCAGGCCGCGCGGCTGCGCAGCCTCGAAAGCGACCCCGACACCGCATGGCGCGTGACCGAGGACAACTGGCGCGCTCACAAGCACTATGACCGGCTAGCACGCACCGCACGCATCATCGTCGAGGGAACCGACTCCCCCGGCGCCCCGTGGACGGTCATGGACGCAACCGACGCCCGTTCGCGCAATCTCGCCGTCGGCTCCCTTCTGGTCCGGCGCTTCCAGTCTCACCTGCGCCGCCTTTCCGCACGCAGCGCCCTCGCAACGCGTCCTGCGCAGCATCCACGATCGCTCGCCCCCGCAGGCCGCCGCCGCCTGATGAGGCTCCGGCTCGACCAGGCGTTGTCGGAGGAGGAGTACGAGCGGAAACGGGAGAAATGGCTCGGGCGCCTCAACCGCAGCCTGCGCGCGCTGCAGGGCGCGCGACGCTCCGTCGTCTTTGTCTTCGAGGGCTGGGACGCCGCAGGAAAAGGCGGCGCCATCCGCCGGCTCGCCAGCGCGATGGACGTCCGCAACTACCGCGTTGTCCCCGTTTCCAAACCCACCGATGAGGAAAAGGCCCATCACTACCTCTGGCGCTTCTGGCGTCATGTGCCGCGCGACGGCTTTGTCACCATCTTCGACCGCTCCTGGTACGGCCGCGTGCTGGTCGAGCGGCTCGAAGGCTTCGCGCGTCCGGACGAATGGAAACGAGCCTTCAAGGAGCTCAATGAATTTGAGGAGCAGCTCACCAGCCACGGCAGCCTCGTTGTGAAGTTCTGGATGCACATTTCAAAGGAGGAGCAGCTCCGGCGTTTTCGCGCCCGGGAGCACACGCCGTACAAACTTCACAAGATCAACGCCGAGGACTGGCGCAACAGGCGCAAGTGGAGCGCCTATGAAACAGCGGCGGGCGACATGCTCGCGCTGACCAGCACGCACTACGCCCCCTGGCACATCATCCCGTCCAACAACAAGCGGTACGCCCGCCTGCAGATCCTGAAGACCGCCTGCAAGGTGATCGAGAACGAGCTCGGGAAATAG
- a CDS encoding DUF1275 domain-containing protein codes for MIDKLERWAWWGGASLAGIAGVVNVVGLQSYTHQAITHVTGTTTLFSQALARGNGVGIVELSLILLSFTFGAALGGFIIQDAVLRLGRRYGVALFLESILLFVASALMHSNRVTGGCVASIACGLQNAMASTYSGTILRTSHLTGMYTDIGAAMGHLARRACRRIRIRLYTLIIASFGIGGVIGSLLYPRFGSQSLYFPAALTGVVAIVYTAYAHARRKKA; via the coding sequence ATGATCGACAAACTGGAGCGCTGGGCATGGTGGGGAGGCGCATCCCTCGCGGGAATCGCCGGCGTCGTCAACGTCGTCGGACTCCAGAGCTACACCCACCAGGCCATCACTCATGTCACCGGCACCACGACCCTGTTCTCGCAGGCACTAGCGCGCGGCAACGGCGTGGGAATCGTCGAGCTCTCCCTGATCCTGCTGTCATTCACTTTCGGAGCGGCGCTCGGCGGATTCATCATCCAGGACGCGGTGCTGCGCCTCGGCCGGCGCTATGGCGTGGCACTCTTCCTTGAGAGCATCCTGCTCTTCGTGGCATCGGCGCTCATGCATTCAAATCGGGTCACGGGCGGCTGCGTCGCCTCAATCGCCTGCGGACTTCAAAACGCCATGGCAAGCACCTACAGCGGCACCATCCTTCGCACCTCCCACCTGACGGGAATGTACACCGACATCGGCGCCGCCATGGGGCACTTGGCGCGGCGCGCCTGTCGCCGGATTCGCATCCGACTCTACACCCTGATCATCGCATCGTTCGGCATCGGCGGCGTGATCGGCAGCCTGCTCTATCCCCGGTTCGGCTCGCAATCGCTTTACTTTCCTGCAGCGCTCACCGGGGTCGTGGCCATTGTCTACACCGCCTACGCCCACGCCCGTCGCAAGAAGGCCTGA